The following proteins are co-located in the Dromiciops gliroides isolate mDroGli1 chromosome 2, mDroGli1.pri, whole genome shotgun sequence genome:
- the BORCS7 gene encoding BLOC-1-related complex subunit 7, which translates to MAAGAPDAQSRFGQSVKGLLTEKVNACGTDVIALTKQVLKGSRSSELLGLAARNSGYCREDAILHSEDSLRKMAIITTHLQYQQEAIQKNVELSSNLQEQLKHLLK; encoded by the exons ATGGCGGCTGGGGCGCCTGATGCCCAGTCACGATTTGGCCAGTCGGTGAAGGGGCTGCTCACCGAAAAGGTGAACGCCTGCGGTACCGATGTGATCGCCCTTACCAAGCAGGTGCTCAAGGGCTCACGGAGCTCTGAG CTGCTGGGTCTGGCAGCTCGCAACAGTGGGTACTGCAGGGAAGATGCCATCTTGCACTCAGAA GACAG TTTAAGGAAAATGGCAATCATAACAACTCATCTTCAGTATCA GCAAGAAGCTATTCAGAAGAA TGTTGAGCTGTCTTCAAATCTACAGGAGCAGCTGAAGCATTTGCTGAAATGA